The following proteins come from a genomic window of Parambassis ranga chromosome 4, fParRan2.1, whole genome shotgun sequence:
- the lingo3a gene encoding leucine-rich repeat and immunoglobulin-like domain-containing nogo receptor-interacting protein 3a, whose translation MGTSLGQDVGWLLPFLFLLLMITVSPTQSQGCPQRCDCIAKLKTVSCYGKRLSALPDGIPQDTKILDLSGNKLRWVEHGDLLPYPRLEKLDLSENMISVLEPNAFSSLQNLQSLSLRGNQLKLVPMGAFSGLSNLTLLDLSGNKIVILLDFTFQDLKSLKNLEVGDNDLVYISNKAFLGLVGLRELTIERCNLTSVSSQSLSYLHNLVTLRLRYLSISALEDQNFRKLGNLRGLEIDHWPFLEYISPHSLQGLNLSWLSITHTNITSVPTSALRSLAHLTSLNLSYNPISVLESWALRDLVRLKELHLVNTNLAVVQPYALGGLRQICLLNLSSNSLVTLEEGAFQSVNTLETLRLDANPLACDCRLLWILQRRKTLNFDGAPPMCMTPVEVQGRALNAFSDSALFDHFTCQKPKIRNRKLQQISAREGQVVSFICRAEGEPTPVIFWISPQRRRITTKSNGRLTVLPEGTLEIRYAQVTDSGTYICIASNAGGNDTYFATLTVSGLPLDAALMANRTYYAGDLNDTNLNDTRVFLKFTLDLKTILISTAMGCIMFLGVVLFCFILLFVWSRGRGQHKNNFSVEYSFRKVDGPAASGGQGGARKFNMKMI comes from the coding sequence ATGGGGACAAGTCTGGGCCAGGATGTAGGTTGGCTCCTTCCtttcctgtttctgctgcttaTGATCACAGTGTCACCCACCCAAAGTCAAGGATGTCCGCAGCGCTGCGACTGCATTGCCAAGCTCAAGACAGTGTCCTGTTATGGCAAACGTCTGTCTGCACTGCCGGATGGAATCCCACAGGACACCAAGATCCTTGACCTGAGTGGGAATAAACTGCGCTGGGTAGAGCATGGCGACCTGCTTCCATATCCTCGTCTTGAAAAgctggacctcagtgagaacATGATCAGTGTCCTGGAAccaaatgctttttctagtctGCAGAACCTGCAGTCGCTTTCACTGAGGGGAAACCAACTGAAGCTGGTCCCAATGGGGGCTTTCTCTGGCCTCTCTAATCTAACGTTACTGGACCTTAGTGGAAATAAGATTGTAATTCTTTTGGACTTTACTTTCCAAGACCTGAAAAGTCTAAAGAACTTAGAAGTTGGAGACAATGATCTGGTTTATATCTCCAATAAGGCCTTTCTGGGTTTAGTGGGACTGAGAGAGTTGACCATTGAGCGGTGCAACCTGACTTCAGTGTCCAGTCAGTCCTTGTCTTACCTGCATAACCTGGTGACTCTGCGGCTCCGCTACCTCAGTATCTCTGCCTTAGAGGACCAGAACTTCCGGAAGCTAGGAAACCTAAGGGGCCTGGAGATTGATCATTGGCCCTTTTTGGAGTACATCTCCCCTCACAGCCTGCAGGGTCTCAACTTGTCTTGGCTGTCTATTACACACACCAACATCACCTCTGTGCCCACCTCTGCTCTGCGCAGTCTGGCTCATCTCACCAGCCTCAACCTCTCTTATAACCCCATCTCTGTGTTGGAGTCCTGGGCGCTGCGAGATCTTGTCAGGCTGAAGGAGCTTCATCTAGTCAACACTAACCTGGCAGTAGTGCAGCCATATGCGCTCGGTGGTCTGAGACAAATCTGCCTTCTCAACCTGTCCAGTAACAGCTTGGTGACCCTGGAAGAAGGAGCCTTTCAGTCTGTCAACACTCTGGAGACTCTGCGTTTGGATGCAAACCCTCTAGCCTGCGACTGCCGCTTGCTCTGGATCCTTCAACGTCGAAAGACCCTCAATTTTGACGGCGCTCCCCCCATGTGTATGACACCTGTGGAGGTGCAAGGACGGGCCCTCAATGCTTTCTCTGACTCAGCTCTCTTTGACCACTTTACTTGCCAGAAGCCCAAAATTCgcaacaggaagctgcagcagatatcaGCACGTGAGGGGCAGGTAGTGTCATTTATTTGCAGAGCAGAAGGTGAGCCAACACCGGTGATATTCTGGATTTCTCCTCAGCGCCGCCGCATCACAACAAAGAGCAATGGACGTCTAACTGTTTTACCAGAAGGCACATTAGAAATACGATATGCTCAGGTAACAGACAGTGGAACTTACATCTGCATTGCCAGCAATGCTGGTGGAAACGACACCTATTTTGCCACACTTACAGTAAGCGGGCTGCCTCTAGATGCAGCTCTCATGGCCAACCGTACCTACTATGCTGGAGATCTAAATGACACAAATCTTAATGACACCCGAGTCTTCTTAAAGTTTACTCTGGACCTCAAGACCATCCTCATTTCTACAGCTATGGGCTGTATCATGTTTCTGGGTGTAGTCCTATTCTGTTTCATTCTGCTTTTCGTGTGGAGTCGAGGGAGAGGACAGCACAAAAACAATTTCTCAGTAGAGTATTCTTTCAGAAAAGTAGATGGACCTGCAGCCAGTGGAGGGCAAGGTGGAGCACGCAAATTCAACATGAAAATGATTTGA